A stretch of Nitrospiria bacterium DNA encodes these proteins:
- a CDS encoding HDIG domain-containing protein translates to MEKDSENRTIPRYKDPVYQGYALGAVIVLVVVYLLAPYLLFFSPELTLGEIVSQDIKAPTNLELLNVDATQLAQRQAEAAVPVVYDSDLGAIEVLDQKAAKAFSAARDLWARTDPARLKRMATEMDQEFQQKLGLRLSPETLSFLRSGGYAANLESQVRQSVRSVMDRGIISDRTFANGEKERGIVIRTVGERQEQFVKNVLSIPDLKEAQSLARKGVAQTFPDDPLKASVIGELVSRLLIPNVTLNKSATEFRAQSAGAAVKPLYYKVMKGELLFRAGERVAYEDRPILEELSKYQKKGLVLRVLVGLLIMVTAVLSILYLDIRRYRAPMIRDLSKLLLLGVLLAGTIAVSKFSYFLLTAFADKFPTVNPASIVYAIPVAAGAMLTTLLFDTHMGLIFSFVMSLMMGIVAPEEPLFALYSFVGSVVAVFSVITCHRRTQLLRAGLAVSVVNVIVVIAINFYEAAELNLKTVFDLLFGAGGGLLSGLIVSGFLPGLESLFTVTTDIRLLELLDLNHPLLRRLSVQAPGTYYHSMMVSNLAEAATEAVGENPLLARVCCYYHDIGKLLKPDYYIENQMGHGNRHDKLSPQLSSLVVASHVKEGLDLAREYKLPPAIIDIIPQHHGTRLMTYFYTRAQKNRAPDQPPINENDFRYPGPRPQTKIAAIIMLADGVEAASRVLDNPIPARITALVEKMVTTIYLDGQLSESDLTLRDLRTIQQSFVKVLSGQFHQRIEYPGMGLPNYGESEYEDPDREPAAPHSPADRNLQNVGRKGSSQSGPA, encoded by the coding sequence ATCTCCTGGCGCCGTATCTTTTGTTTTTCTCGCCCGAACTGACCCTCGGAGAAATCGTTTCCCAAGATATCAAAGCCCCGACCAATCTGGAGTTGTTGAATGTCGATGCCACCCAACTCGCTCAACGTCAAGCGGAAGCGGCCGTTCCCGTCGTCTATGATTCGGATCTCGGAGCCATCGAGGTCCTGGACCAAAAGGCGGCCAAGGCTTTCTCGGCGGCTCGGGATCTGTGGGCCAGGACCGATCCCGCCCGGCTCAAACGGATGGCCACGGAGATGGATCAGGAGTTCCAGCAGAAATTAGGTCTTCGGCTGAGCCCCGAAACCCTCTCCTTTCTGAGAAGCGGCGGATACGCAGCGAATCTGGAGAGTCAGGTGCGCCAATCGGTGCGTTCGGTGATGGATCGTGGAATTATATCCGACCGGACGTTTGCGAACGGCGAGAAAGAGCGGGGAATCGTGATTCGAACGGTCGGTGAGCGCCAGGAACAATTTGTCAAGAATGTCCTGTCGATTCCGGATCTTAAAGAAGCGCAATCCCTCGCGCGGAAAGGGGTGGCGCAAACCTTTCCGGATGATCCACTGAAGGCGAGCGTCATCGGTGAACTGGTCTCCCGATTATTGATCCCCAATGTGACGTTGAACAAGAGCGCGACCGAATTCCGCGCGCAGTCGGCGGGCGCGGCGGTCAAACCGCTCTATTACAAGGTGATGAAAGGAGAGTTGCTTTTTCGGGCCGGCGAACGTGTGGCCTACGAGGATCGCCCCATTTTAGAGGAGCTTTCGAAGTATCAGAAAAAAGGGTTGGTCCTACGCGTCCTGGTCGGACTGCTCATCATGGTCACGGCGGTCCTGTCGATTTTATATCTGGACATCCGCCGTTACCGCGCGCCCATGATTCGCGATCTTTCCAAATTGCTTCTCCTGGGGGTGCTCCTGGCCGGAACAATCGCGGTTTCCAAGTTTTCCTATTTTCTCCTGACGGCTTTCGCCGACAAGTTTCCAACGGTCAATCCCGCCTCGATAGTTTATGCGATTCCGGTGGCGGCCGGAGCCATGCTCACGACCTTGCTGTTCGATACCCACATGGGCCTGATTTTTTCGTTTGTAATGAGTCTGATGATGGGAATCGTGGCGCCGGAGGAACCGTTGTTCGCCCTGTATTCGTTCGTGGGAAGCGTGGTGGCCGTGTTCAGCGTGATCACCTGCCACCGACGGACCCAGCTCCTGAGGGCCGGTCTGGCGGTCAGCGTCGTGAATGTGATCGTCGTGATCGCGATTAATTTTTACGAGGCGGCCGAACTGAATCTCAAGACCGTCTTCGATCTTCTGTTCGGCGCGGGCGGAGGTTTGCTGTCCGGGTTGATCGTGTCCGGCTTCCTCCCCGGCTTGGAATCCCTTTTCACCGTGACCACGGATATCCGGCTTCTGGAGCTCCTGGATCTGAATCATCCCCTGCTCCGGCGGTTGTCGGTCCAGGCTCCCGGGACCTATTATCACAGCATGATGGTGAGCAACCTGGCCGAAGCCGCAACGGAAGCGGTGGGCGAGAATCCCCTGCTGGCCCGGGTCTGCTGCTACTATCACGATATCGGGAAGCTGTTGAAACCGGACTATTATATTGAGAACCAGATGGGTCACGGCAATCGCCACGATAAATTGTCTCCTCAACTCAGCAGCCTGGTCGTGGCTTCGCATGTCAAGGAAGGGCTGGATCTGGCGCGGGAGTACAAACTCCCCCCGGCGATCATCGACATCATTCCGCAACATCACGGAACACGGTTGATGACCTATTTTTATACCCGCGCCCAGAAGAACCGCGCCCCGGACCAACCGCCGATCAACGAGAACGATTTCCGTTACCCGGGGCCGCGGCCGCAGACCAAGATCGCGGCGATCATCATGCTGGCCGACGGGGTGGAGGCGGCCTCGCGGGTGCTGGACAATCCCATCCCGGCGCGGATCACGGCGCTGGTTGAGAAAATGGTCACGACGATCTATCTGGACGGTCAACTCAGCGAGAGCGACCTGACCCTCCGGGACCTTCGGACGATTCAGCAGAGTTTCGTCAAGGTTCTGAGCGGACAGTTCCACCAGCGGATTGAATACCCCGGTATGGGGCTGCCGAATTATGGAGAATCGGAGTATGAGGATCCGGATCGCGAACCGGCAGCGCCGCATTCCCCTGCGGACCGGAACTTACAGAACGTGGGCCGAAAAGGTTCTTCGCAATCTGGGCCGGCCTGA